In Undibacterium sp. KW1, one DNA window encodes the following:
- a CDS encoding helix-turn-helix domain-containing protein, whose product MSTQFEETRLQISTGPGVKISHIDYTPQQYRSVKSESPPCLALCVFLEGSGESILADRSRIHFAPDQALLFASPSNSCSETNLPGHQRLRAIEIHFTAQTLEQIRGMQIQTMLQQLAANASLRPAGEDSFLYQFPASAAIRAIAEQIFRQRTPEGTQQLFLHSKALELLSLMVEALLSILATPRSQDKLAMQKRDHKKLDRARECMLARLDHNWSLAELAHASNLNERKLKEGFKALFGNSVHAYLQEKRMQAAAHLLSCTELSITEVVMQTGYANPSHFSKLFRRHFGMSPREFSQLKTPF is encoded by the coding sequence ATGTCAACACAGTTTGAAGAAACCCGTCTACAGATCAGTACTGGCCCCGGGGTCAAGATTTCCCATATTGATTACACACCGCAACAGTATCGTAGCGTCAAATCAGAATCACCACCCTGCCTGGCTCTTTGTGTATTTCTGGAAGGCAGCGGCGAATCCATACTGGCTGACCGTTCGCGAATCCATTTCGCACCAGATCAGGCTTTGCTGTTTGCCTCGCCCAGCAATAGCTGTTCGGAAACCAACCTACCTGGACATCAGCGTCTGCGCGCTATCGAGATCCATTTTACAGCGCAAACACTGGAGCAAATAAGAGGCATGCAAATCCAGACCATGTTGCAGCAGCTTGCAGCTAATGCAAGCTTGCGTCCAGCTGGTGAAGACAGCTTTCTCTATCAGTTCCCTGCCTCAGCAGCAATTAGGGCGATTGCCGAGCAAATTTTTCGTCAGCGCACACCTGAAGGAACTCAACAGCTTTTCTTGCATAGCAAGGCACTGGAATTATTGTCGTTGATGGTGGAAGCCTTGTTATCCATCCTGGCCACTCCACGAAGCCAGGACAAACTTGCCATGCAAAAGCGGGACCATAAAAAACTGGATCGCGCGCGTGAATGTATGCTGGCAAGACTGGATCACAATTGGTCGTTGGCAGAACTTGCCCATGCTTCTAACCTGAATGAGCGCAAGCTGAAGGAAGGTTTCAAGGCCCTGTTTGGAAATTCGGTACATGCCTATTTGCAAGAAAAACGCATGCAGGCTGCCGCGCATTTGCTCAGTTGTACAGAACTCAGCATCACTGAAGTTGTGATGCAAACAGGCTATGCTAATCCCAGCCATTTCTCCAAACTATTCCGGCGACATTTTGGCATGTCGCCACGTGAATTCTCTCAACTGAAAACACCTTTTTAG
- a CDS encoding ABC transporter ATP-binding protein: MASVAAGLLLFHLVKETASMVSRAKVSQKATTNSRLLEFVQGIKVIRAFGLSARGYDKVLSALQNLRALSIRVEIIAGIAAIGFSILLEVGFLLVLARAFQLNLDGKLAHATLVVFLVMSHRFYAMMNESALLTAQLAFYGKSFERIAALLNEKSLSEPTLAIVPDRHDIEFCNVSYSAEAGAQTLRDISFSAQPGTVTALVGPSGAGKTTIVHLLARFHDVASGKILIGGVDIRHMRQDALMDMLAIVLQESYLFNDTIENNLRIAKPDATQEELVVAARAACCHDFISALPLSYQTMVGEGGSNLSGGERQRISIARAILKDAPIILLDEATASIDAGNEHAIRQAMAALVRGKTVLMIAHRLQTIADADQILVLDQGKLVEQGQHTGLMQHAGLYSRFWEQQESCRHWRFRQAI; the protein is encoded by the coding sequence ATGGCGAGTGTCGCAGCAGGCTTATTACTGTTCCATCTGGTCAAGGAGACAGCAAGCATGGTCAGCCGTGCCAAAGTCTCACAAAAAGCGACAACCAATAGCCGCTTGCTCGAGTTCGTGCAAGGCATCAAGGTAATCCGTGCTTTTGGCTTGTCAGCACGAGGCTATGACAAGGTATTGAGTGCGCTGCAAAACCTGCGCGCACTGTCGATACGCGTGGAAATCATCGCAGGCATTGCCGCAATCGGTTTTTCTATCTTACTGGAAGTCGGTTTTTTACTGGTATTGGCACGCGCTTTCCAACTGAACCTGGATGGCAAACTGGCACATGCCACACTTGTCGTATTCCTGGTCATGAGTCATCGCTTTTATGCCATGATGAACGAGTCTGCCTTGTTGACCGCGCAACTGGCATTTTATGGAAAAAGCTTTGAGAGAATAGCTGCTTTGCTCAACGAAAAAAGCCTGTCTGAGCCTACTTTGGCTATCGTGCCTGACCGCCACGATATAGAATTCTGCAATGTCAGCTACAGTGCCGAAGCTGGTGCGCAGACCTTGAGAGATATCTCATTCAGTGCTCAGCCAGGCACAGTGACTGCCCTGGTAGGCCCCAGCGGTGCTGGTAAGACGACTATCGTACATTTGCTGGCCCGTTTTCATGATGTGGCAAGCGGAAAAATCCTCATCGGAGGTGTCGATATTCGTCATATGCGCCAGGATGCACTCATGGACATGCTGGCCATCGTACTGCAGGAAAGTTACCTCTTTAACGACACCATAGAAAATAATTTACGCATAGCCAAGCCAGATGCGACTCAGGAAGAGCTGGTCGTTGCCGCTCGCGCTGCCTGCTGTCATGACTTCATATCAGCACTGCCGCTATCCTATCAGACCATGGTTGGCGAGGGTGGTAGCAACCTGTCTGGTGGCGAAAGACAACGTATCTCAATTGCACGCGCCATTTTGAAGGATGCCCCCATTATTCTGCTGGATGAAGCCACTGCATCCATAGATGCCGGCAATGAACACGCAATACGGCAAGCCATGGCGGCACTAGTACGTGGCAAGACTGTGCTGATGATTGCGCACCGCTTGCAGACCATCGCTGACGCCGATCAGATACTCGTGCTGGACCAGGGCAAACTGGTAGAGCAAGGACAGCATACTGGTTTGATGCAGCATGCTGGCTTGTACTCACGCTTCTGGGAGCAGCAGGAAAGTTGTCGCCACTGGCGTTTTCGTCAGGCGATCTGA
- a CDS encoding ABC transporter transmembrane domain-containing protein, whose translation MQMIFGLMRIVKGDTSVNNTGRFRRSIVWRVAESLFATVPYVVLFAALNAMFGGYFNMALLIKLMLILVASLLLQLVCSVASNVDGFIGGTGMMCDLRLQIAGHLRRLPLGFYARRQTGELTAVMTENLLHIEEAFTHLAGELCGRLAIAGLTGDCCSL comes from the coding sequence ATGCAGATGATATTTGGATTAATGCGCATTGTTAAAGGTGATACATCAGTCAATAATACTGGTCGCTTCCGTCGCAGCATCGTCTGGCGAGTGGCAGAATCACTGTTTGCCACGGTTCCCTATGTAGTCCTGTTTGCCGCGTTGAATGCCATGTTCGGTGGCTATTTCAATATGGCGCTTTTGATCAAGTTGATGCTGATACTGGTCGCCAGCCTGCTGCTGCAGTTAGTGTGCAGTGTCGCATCCAATGTGGACGGCTTTATTGGTGGTACTGGCATGATGTGTGACTTGCGTCTGCAAATTGCCGGGCATCTGCGTCGCTTGCCACTGGGGTTTTATGCACGTCGCCAGACTGGTGAATTGACGGCAGTCATGACAGAAAACCTGCTGCATATAGAAGAAGCCTTCACCCATCTGGCTGGTGAATTGTGCGGCAGATTGGCTATTGCCGGGCTGACGGGGGATTGCTGCTCTTTATAG